One genomic segment of Aythya fuligula isolate bAytFul2 chromosome 5, bAytFul2.pri, whole genome shotgun sequence includes these proteins:
- the DDX24 gene encoding ATP-dependent RNA helicase DDX24 has translation MKAKKGRRFTSSVKLKRKGIAVTGKWKTVEIDPNLFADEQFRDIVCLEELTEYKLVNSNKVGQVSGQKRKVKSLSNGSEEEEEPVVPPKKKKKGKDLKTKTDTSDDTNATEVDVPVDEETRCEEIIEGTNCEDSGHTAGSTSSTKSAVKKKKKKVDKNKTSQDQEALPSVTTSKKLKNWSTEVLSASTDHKADVSAWKDLFVPKPVLKALSYLGFSAPTPIQALALPSAIRDNMDVLGAAETGSGKTLAFAIPMIHSVLEWQKSNSSMSRNDSVSKESHQHHDETRWENEDEAEKLTHQQVEDSGDEDDASFATGCVKVLENDEFDSSDKGHAVGLHKKRPLLGLVLTPTRELAVQVKHHIDAVTKFTGIKTAILVGGMAAQKQERVLNRKPEIVIATPGRLWELVKAKHPHLSNLRQLRCLVIDEADRMVERGHFLELSQLLELLNDSQYNPKRQTFVFSATLTLVHQTPIRVLQKKNAKKMDKKTKLEMLMEKVGIKGKPKVIDLTRKEATVETLTETRIHCDTNEKDYYLYYFLLQYPGRTMVFANSIDCIKRLSSLLSILNCDPLPLHANMHQKQRLKNLERFAERESCVLLTTDVAARGLDIPNVQHVIHYQVPRTSELYVHRSGRTARAANEGLSLLLIGPDDLINFRKIYKTLEKSEELPFFPVETKYMTSIKERMNLARQIEKAEFFNSRAKQHDSWLQQAAEALEVDLDDDLLMGRKTSEQEESQKQKMLKGMKKQLKHMLSQPLFKVFMKTKYPTQSGKLLLPQTSVGSSESALGTVSKQQARKNKSKKN, from the exons ATGAAGGccaaaaaaggaaggagatttACATCTTCCgttaaactgaaaagaaagggTATTGCAGTGACAGGGAAATGGAAAACGGTGGAAATCGACCCCAATCTCTTTGCTGATGAACAGTTTCGAGATATAGTATGCCTGGAGGAACTTACGGAGTACAAGCTGGTAAATTCTAACAAAGTGGGACAAGTAAGTGGGCAGAAGAGAAAGGTTAAGAGTCTTTCAAACGggagcgaggaggaggaagaaccTGTCGTCCctcccaaaaagaaaaagaaaggcaaagatttgaaaaccaaaacagataCAAGTGATGATACTAATGCAACAGAAGTTGATGTGCCAGTTGATGAAGAGACGAGATGCGAAGAAATAATCGAAGGCACAAATTGTGAGGACAGTGGGCATACAGCTGGGAGCACTTCGAGCACAAAAAgtgctgtgaagaaaaagaaaaagaaggtagATAAAAATAAGACCTCTCAAGATCAGGAAGCTCTTCCATCAGTAACCACTTCTAAAAAACTCAAAAACTGGTCAACAGAAGTTTTATCTGCCTCAACTGATCACAAAGCTGATGTGTCCGCATGGAAAGACCTGTTTGTACCTAAACCAGTATTGAAGGCCTTGAGTTACCTGGGGTTTAGTGCTCCAACGCCTATTCAAGCACTAGCCTTGCCTTCTGCAATCCGGGATAACATGGATGTGCTTGGTGCTGCAGAAACGG gAAGTGGCAAAACGCTTGCATTTGCAATTCCTATGATTCACTCTGTGCTGGAATGGCAAAAATCAAACAGCTCAATGAGCAGAAATGACAGCGTTTCTAAAGAATCCCATCAGCATCATGATGAAACAAGATGGGAAAATGAGGATGAAGCAGAAAAACTAACCCATCAGCAGGTTGAAGATAGCGGAGATGAAGATGATGCATCATTTGCAACAGGCTGTGTGAAGGTGCTAGAAAATGATGAATTTGATTCTAGTGATAAGGGGCATGCTGTTGGTCTCCATAAAAAGAGACCTCTTTTAGGACTGGTCCTTACTCCCACAAGAGAATTAGCTGTGCAAGTAAAACACCACATCGATGCAGTCACAAAGTTTACAG GCATTAAGACTGCAATTCTAGTTGGAGGCATGGCCGCACAGAAGCAAGAACGTGTACTGAATCGAAAGCCAGAAATTGTAATTGCAACCCCAGGCCGTCTGTGGGAACTAGTGAAAGCAAAACACCCACATCTCTCCAATCTTCGGCAGCTCAG GTGCCTTGTGATTGATGAAGCAGACCGAATGGTTGAAAGAGGTCATTTCTTAGAGCTGTCTCAGTTGCTGGAACTCTTAAATGATTCACAGTATAACCCTAAACGAcagacttttgttttttctgccaCCCTGACATTAGTCCATCAGACTCCCATAAgagttttacagaaaaagaacgCTAAGAAAATGGACAAGAAGACCAAACTAGAAATGTTAATGGAAAAAGTAGGAATAAAAGGCAAACCAAAAGTGATAGACTTAACAAGGAAAGAGGCTACTGTTGAAACTCTGACAGAGACCAGAATCCACTGTGATACAAACGAGAAGGACTATTATCTCTATTACTTTCTTCTCCAGTATCCAGGAAGAACCATGGTCTTTGCAAACAGCATAGACTGTATAAAGCGCCTCAGTTCTCTCCTCTCAATCTTAAATTGTGATCCTCTTCCTTTGCATGCCAATATGCACCAGAAGCAAAGGTTAAAAAACCTGGAAAGGTTTGCTGAGCGAGAGAG CTGTGTCCTCCTGACAACAGATGTTGCAGCTCGTGGTCTTGACATTCCCAACGTGCAGCATGTCATCCACTACCAG GTCCCTCGCACTTCTGAGTTGTACGTACACAGAAGCGGCAGAACAGCCCGAGCTGCCAATGAAGGCCTTAGCTTATTGTTGATCGGCCCTGATGACTTGATCAATTTTAGGAAGATTTATAAAACCTTGGAGAAGAGTGAAGAGCTGCCATTTTTCCCAGTTGAAACCAAGTATATGACTTCTATCAAG GAGCGGATGAATTTGGCACGGCAGATTGAGAAGGCAGAATTTTTCAATAGCCGAGCAAAGCAACACGATTCTTGGCTCCAGCAAGCTGCAGAGGCTCTTGAAGTTGATCTCGATGACGACCTCCTTATGG gaagaaaaactagTGAGCAAGAAGAAAGCCAGAAGCAAAAGATGCTGAAGGGAATGaagaaacaactgaaacatATGCTGTCCCAGCCACTGTTCAAAGTCTTTATGAAAACCAAGTACCCAACACAGTCTGGAAAACTCCTCCTGCCTCAGACCTCAGTGGGCAGTTCAGAATCTGCTTTGGGTACCGTGTCTAAACAACAAGCCAGGaagaataaatcaaaaaaaaattaa